A part of Myxococcus landrumus genomic DNA contains:
- a CDS encoding alpha/beta fold hydrolase, with protein sequence MPEVRASDGVRIRYDDVGRGETPLLFIPGWCSRRDVFRTLLPRCARRHRVLCVDLRGHGDSERGEGDFDSNTVLDDLLAVLKASGARRVVPVCISTSGDWALDLHRELGAARVPHLVLLDWLVTEPPPAFSSILRGLMSERWGRARDELLETWAHGVENEDVLRTLRVDMREVSEEMWARAAREITASQARHGTPLRALAGLNPAPTTLHLYAQPDTQDYLEEQVAFSATHPWFHVMKLPAVSHLPSLEVPDLVAAGIDALVSGQRTTLKTGPHLGPGAQD encoded by the coding sequence ATGCCCGAGGTGCGCGCGAGCGATGGGGTCCGCATCCGCTACGACGACGTGGGCCGGGGCGAAACCCCGCTGCTCTTCATCCCCGGCTGGTGCTCCCGGCGCGACGTCTTCCGCACCCTGCTGCCTCGCTGCGCCAGGCGCCACCGCGTCCTCTGTGTCGACCTGCGAGGCCACGGAGATTCGGAGCGGGGCGAAGGGGACTTCGACAGCAACACGGTGCTCGACGACCTGCTCGCGGTGCTGAAGGCCAGCGGCGCGCGGCGGGTGGTGCCGGTCTGCATCTCCACCTCGGGCGACTGGGCCTTGGACCTCCACCGCGAGCTGGGCGCGGCCCGGGTGCCCCACCTCGTGCTCCTGGACTGGCTCGTCACCGAGCCGCCTCCCGCCTTCTCCTCCATCCTGCGCGGCCTCATGTCCGAGCGCTGGGGACGCGCACGCGACGAGCTGCTCGAGACCTGGGCCCACGGCGTGGAGAACGAGGACGTCCTGCGCACCCTTCGCGTGGACATGCGCGAAGTCTCCGAGGAGATGTGGGCTCGCGCCGCGAGGGAAATCACCGCCAGCCAGGCGCGACACGGCACACCGCTGCGCGCACTCGCGGGGTTGAACCCCGCGCCCACCACGCTGCACCTGTATGCCCAGCCCGACACGCAGGACTACCTGGAGGAGCAGGTGGCCTTCAGCGCGACGCACCCGTGGTTCCACGTCATGAAGCTGCCCGCGGTCAGCCACCTGCCTTCCCTCGAGGTGCCCGACCTCGTCGCCGCGGGCATCGACGCCCTGGTCTCCGGACAGCGAACCACCCTGAAGACAGGCCCGCACCTGGGCCCAGGCGCCCAGGACTGA
- a CDS encoding adenine phosphoribosyltransferase: MTLPVASIPDTTLVADLQARLRDVPDFPKPGIVFKDITPVLADPRLFGRVINAMSAPFRGQHITKVVGVEARGFLLGAPIALALDAGFVPARKPGKLPHRSVVERYSLEYGADGVEMHEDAILQGERVLVVDDVLATGGTAEATAKLVKRLGGELVGFSFLISLDFLEGPQRLGRDKVTTLLTF, from the coding sequence ATGACCCTGCCTGTCGCCAGCATCCCCGACACCACGCTCGTCGCCGACCTCCAGGCCCGCCTGCGCGACGTACCGGACTTCCCCAAGCCCGGCATCGTCTTCAAGGACATCACCCCCGTCCTCGCGGACCCGCGCCTGTTCGGCCGGGTCATCAACGCCATGTCCGCGCCCTTCCGGGGCCAACACATCACCAAGGTCGTCGGCGTGGAGGCACGCGGCTTCCTCTTGGGGGCCCCCATCGCGCTCGCGCTCGACGCGGGCTTCGTCCCCGCGCGCAAGCCCGGCAAGCTGCCCCACCGCTCCGTCGTGGAGCGCTACTCGCTGGAGTACGGCGCGGACGGGGTGGAGATGCACGAGGACGCCATCCTCCAGGGGGAGCGGGTCCTGGTGGTGGACGACGTGCTCGCCACGGGCGGCACGGCGGAGGCCACCGCGAAGCTGGTGAAGCGGCTGGGCGGCGAGCTCGTCGGCTTCAGCTTCCTCATCAGCCTCGACTTCCTCGAAGGTCCCCAGCGCCTGGGCCGGGACAAGGTGACCACGCTGCTGACGTTCTGA
- a CDS encoding 2-hydroxyacid dehydrogenase, with protein MPRTLRPRVFVTRQLPGEALGRLGKHVDLSVWEADMPPPPEALLAEAARADGLVTLLTDRVDARLLASAPSLRAVSNVAVGYDNIDVRACTERRVAVGNTPGALTETSADFAFALILGLARRVAEADAYVRAGHWRTWSPTLLLGTDVYGATLGIVGPGAIGSAVARRARGFGMRILYVGRQARPALEAETGAVRVDKAALLAEADIISLHVPLTPATRHWVGREELAAMKPGALLVNTARGGVVDPAALVEALRDGRLGGVALDVTDPEPLPPDSPLMTLPNVLLAPHIASASHATRGRMASMAVDNLLAALEGRRPPHCVNPEVFP; from the coding sequence ATGCCCCGGACCCTCCGCCCCCGAGTCTTCGTCACTCGACAGCTCCCTGGAGAGGCCCTCGGGCGACTGGGCAAGCACGTGGACCTGTCCGTCTGGGAGGCGGACATGCCTCCCCCTCCCGAGGCCCTCCTGGCCGAGGCCGCCCGCGCCGACGGGCTCGTCACCTTGTTGACGGACCGTGTGGATGCCCGCCTGCTTGCCTCCGCCCCCAGCCTGCGGGCAGTCAGCAACGTGGCTGTTGGCTACGACAACATTGACGTTCGGGCCTGTACGGAGCGCCGCGTGGCGGTAGGAAATACCCCAGGCGCCCTCACGGAGACGTCCGCCGATTTCGCATTCGCGCTGATTTTGGGACTCGCCCGGCGTGTCGCGGAGGCGGACGCGTATGTCCGGGCCGGCCACTGGCGGACCTGGAGCCCCACCCTCCTCCTGGGAACGGACGTGTATGGGGCCACGTTGGGAATCGTCGGCCCGGGGGCCATCGGCTCGGCGGTCGCCCGACGGGCCCGGGGCTTCGGGATGCGAATCCTCTACGTGGGGCGCCAGGCCCGGCCCGCGCTGGAGGCGGAGACGGGCGCCGTCCGGGTGGACAAGGCCGCGCTGCTCGCCGAAGCGGACATCATCAGCCTGCATGTGCCCCTGACGCCCGCCACCCGGCACTGGGTGGGCCGCGAGGAGCTGGCCGCGATGAAGCCCGGGGCCTTGCTCGTCAACACCGCGCGAGGCGGGGTCGTGGACCCGGCCGCGCTCGTCGAGGCCCTGCGAGACGGCCGGCTGGGCGGCGTGGCCCTGGACGTGACGGACCCCGAGCCCCTTCCACCCGACAGCCCGCTGATGACGCTGCCCAACGTCCTGCTCGCGCCCCACATCGCCAGCGCATCGCACGCCACCCGGGGCCGCATGGCCTCCATGGCGGTGGACAACCTCCTGGCCGCGCTCGAGGGACGGCGGCCTCCCCACTGCGTCAACCCCGAGGTCTTCCCATGA
- a CDS encoding TetR/AcrR family transcriptional regulator, whose product MPRPSNTEERRQQIVTGLLRVMSERGYERASVNEIAKAAGLSPGLVHYHFSDKQEILLVLVEQLAALARARVAKRVARLAPEDARGRVDAFLDAFLATGADADPSAVAGWVTISAEAIRQPEVRAAYEQVVRADLEHLEGLVAAVVGKRRARALSVGLFAAVQGYFVLSASAPGLVPSGSAANTVKQMAAGLLDTATAKEGA is encoded by the coding sequence ATGCCTCGTCCGTCCAACACCGAAGAGCGCCGACAGCAAATCGTCACCGGGCTGCTGCGAGTGATGTCCGAGCGCGGCTACGAGCGGGCCTCGGTCAACGAAATCGCGAAGGCGGCGGGGCTGAGTCCGGGGCTGGTGCACTACCACTTCAGCGACAAGCAGGAGATTCTGCTCGTGCTGGTGGAGCAGCTCGCGGCGCTCGCGCGAGCGCGGGTGGCGAAGCGTGTCGCCCGCCTTGCTCCGGAAGATGCGCGAGGCCGGGTGGATGCGTTCCTGGATGCCTTCCTCGCGACGGGCGCGGACGCGGACCCGAGCGCGGTGGCCGGCTGGGTCACCATCAGCGCGGAGGCCATCCGGCAGCCCGAGGTCCGCGCCGCCTACGAGCAGGTGGTGCGCGCGGACCTGGAGCACCTGGAGGGACTGGTCGCCGCGGTGGTCGGCAAGCGACGGGCGCGAGCCCTGTCGGTGGGTCTCTTCGCCGCGGTGCAGGGCTACTTCGTGCTCTCCGCGAGCGCGCCAGGGCTCGTCCCCTCGGGCTCGGCCGCCAACACCGTGAAGCAGATGGCCGCGGGGTTGCTCGACACGGCGACG